In the genome of Mucisphaera calidilacus, one region contains:
- a CDS encoding apiosidase-like domain-containing protein, with the protein MRLDGKTNHFERADGSPLFLLADTAWELLHRLSRAEVSHYLERRAEQGFRAVLTVLLAELDGLRVPNAEGQLPLVDQDPSRLNASYLEFVDWVLERAEALGLVVGLLPTWGDKFHLKWGPGPEIFTASTARVFGRALGARWADRDLFWVLGGDRALERSEHLRIVRAMAEGIRDAGANQLMTFHPCGGRSSSCYVQGEAWLDFNMLQSGHCGRDIANWDMIALDRERLPSLPVLDGEPGYEDHPVMSPSWEQTGGWFDDHDCRKAGYRAALIGACGHVYGHHAVWQMWTPERGEGKSHVRTPWQEALDHPGARQMRFLSEAMERWPILWGPDGVLDLDVEGVASDDPGRHGIVSPGGRPWRVAYLPTERPLRLTLRRSAGPVWLRWFCPSTGRIVDDGKLAIGAVRVVQPPCRPDSLMVVEDEG; encoded by the coding sequence ATGAGGCTTGATGGCAAGACGAATCATTTTGAGCGTGCGGATGGCTCGCCTCTGTTCCTGCTGGCCGATACGGCGTGGGAACTGCTTCACCGCCTGAGCCGGGCTGAGGTCAGCCACTATCTCGAAAGACGGGCCGAGCAGGGCTTCCGTGCGGTACTCACAGTCCTGCTCGCGGAGTTGGACGGGTTGAGGGTTCCGAACGCTGAGGGTCAGCTCCCGCTGGTGGATCAGGATCCGTCGCGTCTCAATGCGTCTTATTTAGAGTTTGTGGACTGGGTGCTGGAGCGGGCTGAGGCTCTGGGTCTGGTCGTGGGGTTGTTGCCGACGTGGGGGGACAAGTTTCACCTCAAGTGGGGCCCTGGCCCGGAGATCTTCACCGCGTCCACGGCGCGGGTTTTTGGTCGGGCTCTTGGCGCTCGATGGGCTGATCGTGATCTGTTCTGGGTGTTGGGTGGTGACCGGGCTCTTGAGCGTTCAGAGCACCTGCGTATCGTTCGCGCTATGGCCGAGGGCATTCGTGACGCCGGGGCGAATCAGCTCATGACCTTTCATCCCTGCGGCGGGCGGAGTTCGTCCTGCTACGTGCAGGGCGAGGCGTGGCTTGATTTCAACATGCTTCAATCGGGGCATTGCGGTCGTGACATCGCCAACTGGGACATGATCGCGCTTGACCGTGAACGTCTGCCTTCGCTTCCGGTGCTGGATGGCGAGCCGGGTTACGAGGACCACCCGGTCATGTCGCCCAGCTGGGAGCAGACCGGCGGCTGGTTCGATGACCACGACTGCCGAAAGGCGGGCTACAGGGCGGCGCTCATCGGCGCGTGCGGGCACGTCTACGGGCATCACGCGGTCTGGCAGATGTGGACGCCTGAGCGAGGCGAGGGCAAGTCGCACGTGCGCACGCCCTGGCAAGAGGCTCTGGATCACCCGGGTGCTCGGCAGATGCGTTTTCTGAGCGAGGCGATGGAGCGATGGCCGATCCTCTGGGGTCCTGATGGCGTTCTCGATCTCGACGTTGAGGGCGTGGCCTCCGACGACCCGGGCAGGCATGGGATCGTCTCGCCCGGGGGGCGGCCGTGGCGAGTGGCTTATCTGCCGACGGAGCGCCCGCTTCGGCTCACGCTGCGCCGGTCAGCGGGTCCTGTCTGGCTCCGGTGGTTCTGTCCGAGCACGGGACGGATCGTTGATGACGGCAAACTGGCGATCGGAGCGGTGCGCGTGGTTCAGCCGCCCTGCCGTCCCGATTCGCTGATGGTCGTCGAGGACGAGGGGTGA